CCTGGGGTGGCATTATGCCCTGGTAAGCAttagctcctccctgcccccactcaatGGGCACCCACTTGCCCCGCCACCGGCTCCCTGCCAGGGCCATGAATCCAGGGAACGTGGGGTTCTAGCGATGAGGCTCCTCTGGGGGACAGCCCCATATGTGTGGTTGGTCCCGCACTGCCCCTCAGAGGGACAGAGCCCATTCCTGGTGGGGATCTGGGCCTGACTGCCCCTTCCCATCCCTGGGGGAACCTCAGGGGCCCCGTGGCCCAGCAAATGGGGCCAAACACTGGGAAGGTTATTGGGTGCATTACTGACCCTCTCTGGCCTGGGTCAAATCACAGTAGCTTCCCGGACCCTCAGCTAACCCAGCTAGGAATTGCGAtaacagggagtggggggcaagATGGGTTATCTTGGAGCCAGGTTTCCCTAGCAGAACAAACGACGAAGTCCAGGGGCCCCAGGGTTAAATCCTCCCTACTGGAGttggaaagaagcagggctgTGGGAGGAACCGACGCCCCGACCCGAGGCACTAACTTGAACTCCTCTCCGCCCTCCAACAGCTGCCTGTAGGTAGCGATTTCTGCCTCCAGCTTGTCCTTGATGTTCAGCAGGGCCTGGTAGTCCTCAGACTGGCGCTGGATGTCGTTGCGTACCTGAGCCAGCTCCGCCTCGGCCCGCAGGAGCTGCCCATTCAGATGCTCCATCTGCACGACGTAGTGCTGCTCCACGTCCCGCAGGTTTGCTTCCAGGCTGGCTTTCTGCAAGGGGAGGAGAGGTCAGTGCCATGCCTCAGTGGGCACCAGCCATATCTCTGGGGAGGATGCCAGGCACTAGTTCCTCCCCTTTGGGGGGCAGCATTGGACAAGGAGAAACCAGGATGTGGTCTGGCTGAGGGTGACAGGCCAACATTAGCTCCCCCGCCACCCACGGAGGGTATCCCCGGCAGGGCCAACGCTAGCTCCCCCGCCGCCCACGGAGGGTATCCCCGGCAGGGCCAACGCTAGCTCCCCCGCCGCCCACGGAGGGTATCCCCGGCAGGGCCAACGCTAGCTCCCCCGCCGCCCACGGAGGGTATCCCCGGCAGGGCCAACGTTAGCTCCCCCGCCGCCCACGGAGGGTATCCCCGGCAGGGCCAACGTTAGCTCCCCCGCTGCCCACGGAGGGTATCCCCGGCACACTGGGATGCTGTCCACCTCTAATGTGATTGCCAGCCTGAGCGCCGGGGCTGGATCAGGGCTCTGGGGGAGGACAAGGAGAAAGCCCCCTCCCTGCGCACGGTTGGGGAGAGGCTCAACAGGGTGCAGGAGACCCTGGACATGATGTGGGAGAGCCCAGCTGTGGTGCTGCGGGAGGAGTGGGACAGGGAGAACCCGACCTGGTGCTGGGAAGGGGGAAAGCGGCGCTGGGGACGGGGGAGTGAAGGAGGAGCCCAGCTGCAGTGGGGCCGGGAGTGGAGCAGGGGGACCCCAGCTCTGGCCCGGGAGAAGCGTACCAGGTTGCGCAGGGACTCCACCTCGATCTCCAGCGTCTGGTAGGTGCGGCGCAGCTCGGAGACACTGCCGCGGGCCACCTCGATCTCCTTTGTGTTCTCGGTGATCTCCGCGGTGCTCTGGGTGATCtggagggggacagggagcagggacgGGGCAGGCCAGTTACttgagggtgtgggagggagtctcTTCCTTGCCAGCCAGAGCTAGCCTGGTCCACACCTCCCAGACCCCGACACCCCAGGGGATGGAGCTCCAGCAGCCCTGTCTCCATCATGGGCCAAATCAGAGCCCCGGATCAGAACCGCCCCTGATTCTGGTCTTGGCGGCATGAACTCGTCCTGAACGTGCCCAAAGAAGTCTACTTAAGTGGCCTAGTTCTTGAGAGTGGCAAGAAGTGGGGGACCCCCCCGGGGACAGGCCGTAACCCCTCCCCCTGGCTCACCATCTGGTTCCATTGCTGGTCCAGGTCCGCCATGTTCTTCTGCGCCAGCGTGTCATACTGAGCCCGGATCTCCGCCATGACCTTGCCCAGATCCTGAGGCTGAGCGGCATCCACTTCCACTGTCAGCCCCGAGCTGGCGATCTGGGCCTGCAAGCTGTCCACCTCCTGCGGGGACAATCCCAGACCCATGAGATGTCCACTCTTTGGGAgaaggaacccccaccccaccccatcctgggCCCTTCTGGGGGCTACCTCCTACCCCCCAATGGTGAGCCACGCAGGATAGTCCTGCCCCATGTGGGCacagtcccccctccccagcttacATCCTGGTGGTTCTTCTTCATGAAGATCAGCTCCTCCCTGAGGGACTCAATTTCGCCCTCCAGCTGCAGCCGGCTCATGTTGGTGTCGTCGAGGACCTTCCGCAGCCCGTTGATGTCGCTCTCCACCGACTGGCGGATGGCCAGCTCTGACTCGAACCTGCGccgggtggcgggggggggaggagcaggagaggctcagtgCTTGGGGACGGAGCTCCAGCtctgcaggggggctggagccccTCTGCCATctgtgggggtgaggagggggcatttgggggggcagagcccctcccccacttatGGGGTGCTGCAGGAGGTGCATTTGCAGGGCAGAGCCCCTCCACCATTTGGGGGAGTGCATTTGGGAGGGAACAGCCCCTCCTCCATTTGTTGGGGTGCTGCAGGGGGTGCATTTGAGGGACACGGCTCCCCCACCACGTGTGTGAGTAGGGCGGGGGTGTATGTTTGGGGGTTGAGACTCCTGCACCATGAGTCTGTgtgcttgggggcggggggagcagcctGAGTGCCAGACCTCTCCACCCTCCGTGTGCCAGAGTCCCCTCAACATCCGGGGTGCAGCAGCTCAGCAGAGCTGCTGCGCCCCTCCCATAtaccctggggggagggagcttCCCCTCTGGGTCGTGCCCCTCCCTCCTGGCTTCCCACCCCACCAGGGGATCTCCACCCCGGCCTGGGCAACGGGGGTCAGGGCGAGAGGAAAGTGACTGCTCGGTGGGGCGCTCACTTGACCCGGAAGTCATCGGCGGCCAGGCGGGCGTTGTCAATCTGCAGGACGATGCGGGCATTTCCCACGGCGCTCTCGAAGATCTGGGCAGGGGGAAGATGCATGGCGGGCGGATCAGTGGGTGGAGAGAGCAgcgctggggctggctgggtagGGGGGGCACGGACAAGGGGCTGAGTTCTGAGCTCCCCCAGGGGGGTGTGCATGCCCCCGGGATGGCAGCAGGGTCCCATCTCCCTCGGCGTGGCCCCTGCGGCCCGGCGATGCCCCACAAGAGCCAGAGGATGCCCCACCCAGCCGCTGATCCAGCATTCGCTCTCCTGTGCCAGCCTCCGCCGGGAACCTGAATCTCCTGGGCTCCTGCCAACCCACGGCATTGTTTGTCTAGCTCAGCACAGGTGCAAGGCAGGTGCGGTTCCCACAGCAACGGGAGACGAAGCCGCTTAAAGAGACACCGCCCGGTCTATTCGCGGGGGCCCGTCACCCTGAGATCTGAGCCCTAAAAATGGGACTAACCCCCGAATTACTACAGGTGACGAGCACAGgagagccaggacgcctgggtcctaCAGGCGATCCTACCGGTGAATaaaacccaggcgtcctggctcccattcCCAGTCCCgtcgctgggtgaccttgggcaacagTTAGGCCCAAAGTGGCCTAAAATTTGGGGTACCCCACTTTTGGGGTGCCCGACTGGAGACTGGTTTGAGAGCAACCCACAGTGCCAACAGAAGCCTCCATGTTTGCTCAGCCCCTCCGAAAAGCAGGCCACGGTGGCTGGATTTTGCCGTGAGCTCAGCTCCGGCTACTCCCCGAAATAACAGCCAGTTTTCTAGGCCTGCTCCCCAAGTACTAAGCTCTTGCCGAAAACCCAGCACTGGTGCGGGGGGTGcagagcactttgaaaatctgtGAGATCCCCGTCtcagagatggggaaaccgaggcatggggcagtgacgtgacttgcccaaggtcacccaaccaGCCAGTGGgcgagctgggaatagagcccacatttccagtccagtgctctgcccACTTCCAGATGGGGCTTTCTCCTGTTGCCCTGCACACCTGTTCCCACCGCAGCTTTCCAAACGGTCTCACTGTGTCTTTGTTCCGTTTGCAATGGTGACTCAGcccagagagagaacaaacatccACTTTGTTCCCCGCCCACCCCAGCTACACCCCACCGCGCCGGTTTTACCCTGACCCATCCCACCCTGCACGGGGAGAGAGTTTTCAGTCAAGGCAGGATGCTCGGAGCAAACAAGCAAATGGCCCTGAGATCGCCCTGGGGGGCTGGTTCAGGAAACAGGCACGCAACAAACATTAAGGAAAGTAAACCAGCCCCAACAgcagcagtgtggcctagtggctagagcactgaacCAGGACTCGTGAGACCTGGGGTCAGGCCCTTGCTCTACCACTGACCTCGGGCAAGTCgctttgctgctctgtgcctcagtttcccctctgcctATTTAGAAGGGGAGCGCatgccagggcaggggctgctttCCCCCCAGTGGGTGTGCAGCGCCTGGTGCAACGGGGCCGCTACTAGAATAATCATCTGCTTTGAGGGAGGGGCCGAGACCCCCTCAGCGCCCCCCCCGAGTGGGGGGGAATTAAACCCCCTGCTGCCCCAAGGGGCTGTAGCTGGAGCAGCAGGGGAAAGCAGGGATTtcgccctgccacaccctgcttTTGCACCTTGGCTGAACTTCAGGCCACTGTGCAGGGGAGGTTAATGAgtaactcggggggggggggagagggggggcatgagccccaggctgcagcaaCAGTGCCTGCCCTCTCTGGGCCTCACCCTGGCTGAGTCCGCACAGGGGGCTGGGTTGGGCCCCTCACCTTGGCCTACAGCCCAGCGGGACCTGGCATGCCCAGACGCAGCACCACAGCGAGCTGATGGCCGAGGGACCTCCTGGAGgcttggggggaacccaggtggGTGAATGCATGGGGCTGCACTTGGGACATGGGTGCAAGTCAGTAACCCTGCAACGCTCCCCAGAGGGGGACAGCCTTGTTCCTAGGCTTTCCCTTGCTGCACGGTCCCCTGCAAGGGTAGCAAACCCACGCTACGCCCTGCCCCTCGGGGGGGAGGCGGCGGGGACAGAGGGCTGATCCCAGATATGGGGATGCCGACAGGTGCATGATCGTCCCCTCTCTCATTGGGTTCCTGCTTGGTCCCAGGCAGAGGTGGTACTAGAATTGGGCAGGGGGGGTCCTGCATGTGCCACCTCCTCCCTGATACAGTGGGTTTGGGGGCTGCAGGTCTGAGCGTGATCCAGGTGACCAAGGCTAGGCgggggaggcaggagcagggagcaTCTCACCTGGTTCCTCAGGTCCTCGATGATCTGGAAGTAGCG
The DNA window shown above is from Caretta caretta isolate rCarCar2 chromosome 20, rCarCar1.hap1, whole genome shotgun sequence and carries:
- the KRT18 gene encoding keratin, type I cytoskeletal 18, coding for MSFSRSTSYSSSLRSPSIMGRRYAPNTSAASVYAGAGGSGSRISMARATSLGSSFQGSSSGGSYGISLSGSGVVQNEKETMQDLNDRLASYLERVRSLETDNRKLELQIREFMDKKGPRSQDWSRYFQIIEDLRNQIFESAVGNARIVLQIDNARLAADDFRVKFESELAIRQSVESDINGLRKVLDDTNMSRLQLEGEIESLREELIFMKKNHQDEVDSLQAQIASSGLTVEVDAAQPQDLGKVMAEIRAQYDTLAQKNMADLDQQWNQMITQSTAEITENTKEIEVARGSVSELRRTYQTLEIEVESLRNLKASLEANLRDVEQHYVVQMEHLNGQLLRAEAELAQVRNDIQRQSEDYQALLNIKDKLEAEIATYRQLLEGGEEFNLRDALVDSSSVTQTTHQVVTTTKKLVDGKVVSETSESQVIKN